In Haliaeetus albicilla chromosome 26, bHalAlb1.1, whole genome shotgun sequence, the sequence TGGTTCTCAGACGGTGTCGATTATGTCCAAGCAAGGGGACGACTGCTACTTCTATTTCTATTCCACCTGTGACAAGGTATGTTTGggcttcttttgctttggggtttcttgTTGAGTTTTTAGGAGAGGAGGGGGCGGAGGCATCCAGATTTCTGTTAACTTCACAAGCAGTTCGATTCTGCGTCCAGTTCTACTAGCATGGATAATTCTGGAGGCTgtactgttttaatttcctctttgtgGGTTTCCTTTTGGTTACAGGGAGACAGCTGTTCCTTCCGCCACTGTGCGGCCGCTCTGGGAAATGAGAGAGTGTGCAGGCTGTGGCAGGAGGGTCGCTGTTTCAAGACTACCTGCAGATTCAGACACATGGAAGTCGATGTGAGTGTTTGGCTAAAGATGTGTTCTCCAACTAAAtccctgaaagcatttttccttgctgtcgGCAGCCTGAATGTGCTTGTACGTGATAGATTTACTTGCTTTCAAAGGATACTGGTTTCCGTTActtggaggggggtgggaggaagttGGGGGAAGAAAGATCAATTTCTTAGGTATATCTCAGCAAGACATTTTTGTATTAGGTGCTGGCGTTGTTCTGACGTCTTGGGGTAgcacagggtggggagggagaagatgggaagGAAATAAGGCTCTGAAAGATAACTTGAGATAGATTCAAGCTAGGCAgtttaaggcatttttttccctctgaataaTCCCAGTATTTTGCACATTGTCTTAGTTTAGCCCACCCTGAACTGATGTGTGTGAGCCCCCGTCTTCTCCAACGGAATGACAGGAAAGCTAGATAATATGTAGTAGTTACAGCGTACGCAAACTTTGTCGATCTGCCCTGCAATGCTTTCAGTGATAGACTGCCCTTTGGAACGATGTTTCCGCACTGCACTGCGATAGCCCTCTCTCTGGCATGACGTGTAACTATGTCTCTTAGCAAGCCTAAGGCGAGTGTtaccatgagcttttctttctgtctgtcttcagaaaaaacgCAGTGAGATCCCTTGCTACTGGGAGAATCAACCAGCTGGCTGTCAAAAATCCAACTGCACCTTCCGTCACACGAAAGGACGCTATGTTGATGGGCGCTTCTTCCCGCCAAGCAGAAGTGAGTTTCTTGGGTCCTTTTCCTTTAAGCattaaagaattaattctgaatattaCTCAGGAGTGGGTACAATGCCGTAGAAGGCATCGAGTAACTGCTCACTGATGAGTGTAGGGAGAAGCGTGCAGTCACAGGCTCTCAGCTAAACGGACTGTAATTCTggtatttaattctttctttcatgctcagcttctctgtgctttgtgtgATCTTTGCACTCCAGGTTGCTTTCCCCTCATGTAATCTTTTCTGGAGGGTAGGGTGGCGAGATGAGTGTGTGAAGGGAAGCCGTTGTTCCTAGTGTGTTCGTAGGGGTGGGGAATAGGAAACTCTGAATTCAGCAGCCAGGTGGGTTATCTACCTTATCTACCGTATCTAGGCAGTGAGTGCAAGGTTGGGGTGAAAGTTTTACATGGCCAAATGAGAGATGATCCTCGTCTTCCTCTAGCTACGCTTCCAAGTCCACCTGAGCCTGCAGAAGATGATGTGAAAATGGCTCAGGcgtcactgcagcaaaacagactttctgTGCAGTCGAGTCCCTCTCCGCAGCTGAGGGGGGTGATGAAAGTGGAAAGCTCTGAAAAGGTCCCAAGTCCTACACATCCTCCAGGCAGTTGtaatcagtgctgcagatgatgatgaagatgggTACTTTTTACTTACTGAAGGCATTTCTGCCGGAGGTGAATGTATAAATTCACAGAGTACCTGAACTGTGTAGTGTTTAAAGCTACGGACGAGAGTCTGgagtcttaaatattttttccccggTATAGCTCTTGCTTATATGAGCTTATCAAGTCAatacagctgtttaaaaaaagccttccacAAACAGTTGCTTGTAGTTAAGAATACGAACAGAATATGAACCGTGGACTGAAATGTCATTGTACGAGCTACATGAGCATGAAACGTCTTGTATAATCCCTGCTCCATAACTgaataggttttattttggacgttcagagcagctttctgaagaTGGAGGTGAAACTAAAACACCTGTCCAGCAACCGGCAACAGAAACCCGTAGTGGATCGCAGATAATTTCCACTAGGAAAGGCAGGGCTAATACAAAGCAAGGTATTCTAGCAGCTGTAGTAGGATGGCTTGGAAGGAGAACTTGACGATTAACTCCAAAGCGATATGTTCTAAAACTACGATAGAGCATCGGGTAGCTGGATGGAGTCAGTTATTTCCACGAGCTCATTCCTCTCTAATAATGTCGTATGTCCCTTGGGTCAGACAAGTCAACTCCTCCCTGTTGacttttgtaaaagaaaatagagcCACAGCGTGGAGTTTAAATGCCTGCAAATGTGTCCTTTCAAACACTGTGGGAAGGAATATGTAATGATAGAGGAATCTAATATCGTGTAGATGGATTAAAATGCTTAAAACGGTAGGTTTTACTCTGTAGGATGGGAGGAGGGTTGAAGAAAGGTGCCAATTGCTTACCAAAATACCCATCTGTTCTATGGCTTTTTTTACTGGTGGGGAGTGTTGAGAGGGTTTATTTGGAAGACTTTGGAAGGGTTCTGAGCTGTAAGAAGCTTGAGGATGTGTGCTCTTCAACATGTGCCTTTAGGCCTCAGCTTCATtaaccattttctgttttcagaggacaatttaaattttggaataaaaacacttgaagaaatcaaattggagaaactaaagaaaaaaacaaaaagccaaggTGGTGAGTTAATATCCCCTACTTGTAGTGAATACtattgtttccatttcatgGCTCCTCAGTCAAAAAGGTCAAGTAATAATTAAGATAATTCAGACAGGTTAGCCTGCTGGTGCTgccttttctaattaaaaccatGCTTTTATGCTTCAAGGCCCTGGTTTGATTGCAAGTATTTGGCATTTGTAGGTGCTCAGGTTGTTGTGTTGCAATAAAAGATCCAGAAGCGGTTTTTATCAGCCTGACATTAAGCCGTAGCTCATCATGTATTACACCACCTTACAGACTCTCCAGTGTGCTTGATTGGACTCTCATGTTCCTGAAGTTGAGTGAGATTTGTGAAGGAGCTAATGTGTCGACAGCACGTGGCAGAAGTAGCGGTTGGGTTaagtgaagcagcagcagagagagaggctAATGTCAATACGAGTGTCAGTATGCAAAAAAGGGGATAAGTGGAAAAAGCGGGCAGTAATGAAAGGGCAGACCTATAGAAGATGGTATTATACAAGTAGGCAATTTTTGAAGCGTTGACGAGGCTGACGGTGGCACTTGCGGACAGTAGCGTGATAGGAGTCTGTGTATAAGTGGTGGTGTTCAGATCTGCACAAATtcctttgaaaggcaaaaaatgtgTGGCACTACTACTACGCGTAGTCACTCGTTTCTGTGGTTTGGCTACCAGAAGAGTGCCTTTTGCTGGGACGTGGGCTAGAAGGACAATGCTCTTAGTGGCTACTGGTTTCTGTGCAGTGAAGAGATTAGTCTTTGTTTTAGGGGAGGAGCCTGTGATTCAAGTGAATCTTGGCGAGaggatgggaaaacagaaagcctCCATAGCTAAGAACTTTTTGTGAGCTGTTGTTCGGGTGCCCTCATCTAAACGTGACTATGTTTAAGGGTATTTTTGCTGTGTGCCGGAGGAAAATCCATTTTGGCAGAGATGTGTATTGGCGGCAGGCAGAAGTGGCAAATTTGGTTAGCAGCTGAAAGGCAAATCTAAGAAAAGATCCCTGGAAGCATTGAAGTTTGTGGCTGACTGTTCTAAAATCCTCCTCCAGAGAAACGTTCTTCAAGtattgcttgttttctctccttctgaaGCTGGTAGAAGTGTCCTTCCATTAAAGCGCAACCTTGCTGacaggctggggaagaagaCAGAGGTTCTGGAGAATGCTGACAACGCACCAAAGAGAGGTGCAGCTACTAAGCAGACATCTGGATTTGATgcacagattttctgtttaGGTTTGCTGTTTGTCCTTTCTTCTAGTGGTTCTTTTTGCGTGTTGGTTGAGGGCTCAAGGTAGCTCTGAATCCCAGTGAAGTGATGGCTCTCATTGTGAAACGTGAACACCAAATGGAGATTTATGCAGTCTGCCgaactttttctgttctctcttgtaGTTCAAGTCCCCAGGTCTCTGAAGGAGAGGCTAGGACTGCCCTCTGAACAGAGCCGTACAGAGACAGGTACAAACTGGCTATTAAGTATGCTTTCCCCTTTTGTCTTTCCGTGAGCTTTCCTACGGCcctaaaagttaatttaaaaaaacctgcctgaTTCCCCTTGCTCGAGTGCTGAAGCTGTCCTGTTTAGCTGCTGGCTAAATACACTTAACTAGAAGGATTGTGGTGCTGTTAAGAGaacctgtttgtttgttgggtttttttcctgaggcagaGCAAGACTGCAtcagttctctcttccttttactcTAGCCAAACCGCAGGTGTGCCTGAAGCCTTTGGATGGGAAAGCCACCTTCCCCAGAAAGCAGCCACTGAAACGTAAGGCAGCCGAGAGTCATCCGTCTGCCGTGGTGGCTGTGAAGCCACCGAGTGCCACTGGTGGCGACGGGAAGGAGCTTTCAgctaaaaaagcagctgtggtaaGGAGAGCGGCTGAGGCAGTAGTGGGTCCCTAGTAAATTTTATGCCCAAGTTGTAGCCTCCTCTTGGAGAAAAGATGGAAGACTGAAACGTTCTACGGGTCTCCGTTCCCTTTTAAATCCAGAAGCGGTCGCCAGGACGCTTGTAgtacctttctgctttttacgAGGTGAATGGCAGTGTTTACATAATGCTCTGCTACGTCCATTAATGCTGCGTTCTTCAAAAAGACCCAAGGTCGTTAGTAAACGTTAAGGCAATGCTAACTTTTCTTCAGGTGTGCCCTGGCTCTGTATTTTGGTTAAGGCTCAGCAAtgccagaggagaagcagcGGAGGAAGAATCTGCAAAGCAGTCTTTGACCTGTGTATCCTAAAAACCATCTTGCTTCTTCCTAGGCTGTTGTTCCGGCTTTGCCAGAGGGCAGCCTCCTCTCCACACGCGGGAgaggaaaaccccaaaccaggtAACAACcacaacttgttctttttcttgatcaGTGTGCCTTTCATGTGAAActaagttgtttggtttttttttttttccccacacgTGGAAAGATTAGAGTTTTGAGATACTTCATGCCAAAatccagcagaggaaaaattcgTCTGAAATAATAAGTTTCTAGCAGCTGGCTGGACTGCTTATCTAGATTCTTGTCTGAAAATGCTGCAAGTTGGTACAGCTTTTCAGTGGCTTCTTGGGTTTTCTGAACGCCTGTGGAGGTTGACTCGGTAACCTTTTTGCAGTCAAATTCGTAAAGGTGGCAAAGTGTCTCTGGCGACAAAAACGGAACCTTCTTTGCCAGACCCCAGATGCTGTGTCTTCGCGGATAAATCCCCAAAGTGCAAAATGTACCTGCTGATACATTGGACTGTAGAAGCAGCCCCAGGTTAATTGAATAACAATCCCTGCGTAAGGCTGAGGGGTAGGAGGGATTAACTACCATTTTAAGAGCTGGTTTgcagaaaacatctctctgctTAAGGAATGTCATACGCTGatttgctctctttcttgttcttcccaGTCCTGAACTGCACATTGGAAGCCTGGCAGACTCTGTGGCACCGCCAGAGGTCTCAAGCCCGACCTCAGCTTCCTCACGAGTAGCAGTAAAGACAGACGGGTTGAGCTCCACAGGGGCCTGGGAAGCCCCCTTCTCTGTGGAAGACGACTTTGAGCGGTTTCTTTGGGAAATCTCAGGAGGCAAACTGGATGAGATAATTGACCCGGACCCAGAGAAGGATGAGGATGAGCTCCTCATGGAACTTGCTGAAATGCTGGACATCTGAAGCGCATAGTCTTAAGgcttaaaataaagacagaaataaattgaaactgattattttgttgGATACCCAGAGGTGATTCTTTTCCTAGCTGAGGCTTTGCAAGGAGTCTTAAAGCACAGGTGAACTGGTAGACATTGGGAGTATCTGCACGCAGTTGTCCTAAACTTCCCTGCTGGTCAGACATGCGGTCTGAATTTGTGAccctgcagaagacagctgaGACTGGGGTCTCTTGTGTACCCTGCCACCAGGGATCGTTTTCCCTAGCAGCTACCTTTTgaatcattttcttaaatttttgaaGAACTTGAGTCTCTTCTCTTCCTACGAGGATTTGTGAAGGTGGGGCGGCCCTCAGGcatttgctgctggcagaggaaaaatcGGTTGTCGGAGTGGATTGTCAATactttctctttggaagaaaacacttgcGTGCTTTGATAATCCACTGTGCTGTCTTCGTTCCTAGAGGAAAGGTCTGAAaccaaaactgagcaaagtgctGTTCCGGCTCCAGAAGGGTCACCCAGCCCCAAGCTGCCGACGCTTTATCCTGCCGAAGGACTTTCTCCCGCTGAGACTTCTGCCAGCATGGGTCGGTCGGTCGTGGActttgggagagaggaagagcgCGCGAGAGCCCGGCGAGGAAGGCTTCCCCCTcgctgcttccctcctcctgctctgtcgTCAGCCTTCCCTGTCCCCGGCCTAGGCTCTGTCCGCGGAGATGGGGTTTGGTGTACGCCAtggtttctgtaaatattttcttcttccctgttaTGCTCGTATTCTCCTGAAGGTCCTGTATGAAACATAGCCTGGCCACCTCCACCTTCACCGGTAGTTGAGCTGTTCCCCATGACAGCAGTTAACAGCGTTTTTACCGAACCCTGGGGCAGGAAAGGTGGGGGTGCGTGGTCTGTCTGTGGGGCGTCCTTAACGCTCCGCTCCAGAACCTCATCTTCCGCTACCTGCAGAACGTGAGTACCGCCGGGCTGCCGCGGCTTCGGCCCCGTGTGAGAGGAACGTCCCGGTGCTTCTTGCGCAGGGCCCTTCGAGCCAtgtggggagcggggcggcaCGCCGGACGGGTCTTTCCGAGGTCGGGATGGGGTTTTTGGAGCCGGTCTCGCTTGAACTGAAGAACTTGCTGTCGTTGCGATCCGTGAGAAGAACAGCTAGTTCCGAGTTGGGCgtttttccttctcaccttAAGGAGTTACCTTTGTAAGAGGCGTTTGCTCTTGCAGTCACGTGTGCAGGGATGTTTTCCGTGACAGTCTTGAAGCCTGTGCTGTTGTGTGTTCGCCAGTGAAGGCAGAGGGGATTTCCAGAATAGTCTACCACCTTAAAAATGGCTTAGGACATTGCTGAAACCACGCGTGAGAGTTACTGCCTCGAGTGTTACAAAGCTGTCGGCAGCAGGGAGTTCTTAATGCACAGGAGAGGACAAAATTGTGTGGagtgtttctgttcctgttgtGCTCTCCCCCTCCATCATTTTGCAGAGGTCCAGGATCCAGGTGTGGCTTTATGAGCAAGTGAACATGCGGCTAGAAGGCTGCATCATTGTGAGTATCAGGATGTCTTTGGATTGGGTATTTTGTTGGTTGTTCTTCCAAttcataaaactgtttctttctgtcagGAAAAACTAGCATGGGGGGTGGAAATACCTCGTGCCTCTCCAATTAATAGTCTTAATTGTCCAGCCCACGTCAGCACAGCTCACGATAGCTTGTGGTGTTGTTGCTGAAGTTTAGAGCAGGGCACGTAGCTCAGCAGCGGcttttgttgctgatttttaGGGCTTTGATGAATATAGGAACTTGGTGCTGGACGACGCAGAGGAAATTCGCTCCAAACCAAAATCAAGGAAAGAGCTGGGTATGTCAGTATGTCTGTGTAAGCCGAGCGACGCCTGAAACGTGGCTGCGTGAGCCTTCCCCGTAGCAAGGCTTCAAAGCACAAAACCTGTGAAGAGTGTTGAGTGTGGAGTACAGTGAGCGGATACTGGCTAGGTGTCGGTTCCTGCTGTTTCTTGAGCTGGTGGTTTTGTTGAACGTGAAGGAGAAAGAATCTGCCTCTGCCTGCGACGagtctttgtctttcaaatgtgTGTAACAACGGATGGACTGCGCTGCAGTTTTTCTGCAGCCTGGGTAGCAGGAGGGGTCCAGTCAAACTCCTGCTCAGGAATATGGAAGGCGACAAGTGAAATGCTGAGCTGCTTGGACATTCAAAAGAGCTAGATCTGAGGGGATTTCTCTTGTTCCCCCCATGGCGGTGGACATAGTAAAGTTGCACTGTACAGGTGTGTCTCACTTcctagggaaaagaaatggcacCTTCTAGACCGTGAATTCCTCCTGATTGGTGTTGGAATGCCTCTGCTGGGCAAAGCGGTGGTCCTTAATTGCCTTCCATTTAAGAGTTGGCTTGTGCAAACTGCAGAAATCGTGCTTGAAACTTCATTTAATTATCAATGGCATCAGTAACACATCCAGTAATTTCTAGGAGGAGATGCGTAGGAATCTGTATGACACAAGAGTCTGTTTTTGAAGGTGCTAAGGGTGAAAAGTGAATAGTCCCATCAATactgaggaagggaaggaaacctcGCGCttaacaactggtcttactccCGTTGTGGTtgaagcccagccggtaacaaagcaccacgcagccgcttgctcactctcctctccccccgccgccccgggccacggtgggatgagcagaaaacataaggcaggctcgtgggtggagataaggagtgggagagatcactcgccccttatggtcacgggcaaaagacaggctcaacttggggaagaaacaaaatcagtttagttTACTGCAAATCCAAACAAgccaaggatattaggaagcaaaaccaaacctgcgaccacctgccccccacccctccctccttcccgcctcaactccactcccgggtttctctccctcctccccccggcggcggggcatgggggctggggtcggttcctcacaggttgtctctgcccctccttcctcctcagggggaggaggactccgcactcggcccctgctccaccgtgaggtccctcccacgggagactgTCCTTCAGGAAGGTCTGGTCCTtgccgcgggctgcagttcctcacaaacttccctggcgtgggtcctttccgcgggccggtcTTCAGCCACACAcggctccagcgcgggctttcccatggagccacggccatcttggggggcctctgCTCCACCGTTcagctccatgggctgcaggggcatcaacctcctcaggcgcccctcctcccccccgaccccggtatctgcagagctgttcctctcacattcctaATCCCCCTACtcgctgcaggttccccttcttaaatatttcatccCAGAGGCGCTGCCGCTGTCGCTGATTGcgtcggcctgggccagaggcgggtccgactcCGAGCTGAgggagcttcgagcagcttctcacaggagccacccctgcggcccctgcgctgctaccaaaaccccgccacacaaacccgtAACAATTCCCTTTGCCAAGCAGTCAAAACCCAGTAACTAACAGGAGAACCCAACTTGCCCtctctttatttcagatttggGAAAATCccctgccagaaaaaaagaaaaatcctggaaaatCCGCTAGTGTTTGTGTGAGTAGAAGGTTCCAACCTTTTGTCATTAACTCGTAAGAACTATTTCATTCCGTTTTGTCCAAGAGAGTCAGAAATACTTGCACAGAAACGCGCAGCATGGGAATGAAAGGGGTCAGAACCGCTTGAATTTGAGCTTTATCTGGTGTGGTTGCAGGTTTTATGGCATTTAGTATCTTTAGAACAGTAAGAATCACAGTATCTGACTTTGCAtccaaaaaacctgcttgtgGCTAGGGAAGATCAGTTTCAGCGCTGGAGGCACCAAAAAATCATCAGCTGTCGAACTGGACCTAAGCCATCTTTTCAAACCTTCCGTGATCTTGCTGCAATGCATGATGATGGATTTATGGATTAGAGAACAGCGTATGATGGCAAACTTGTAGCATTGGCTCTGatgtaaaaagagaacaaattctTTCCGAAAATCAGTGTAATTCCAAATTCTTGGTATCACGCAGCCATGCCACttgcaaaggaagcatttccCTGCCTCTCAAAGCTTGCTGTATCCTCGATCTGCTGTCTCCCTGCTGTTAATTGATTGCAACTCCGCGTGTCCGATTAGGGCTGA encodes:
- the LOC138682136 gene encoding small nuclear ribonucleoprotein E-like — encoded protein: MGFGNLIFRYLQNRSRIQVWLYEQVNMRLEGCIIGFDEYRNLVLDDAEEIRSKPKSRKELGITISFRFVQESQKYLHRNAQHGNERGQNRLNLSFIWCGCRFYGI